In Phragmites australis chromosome 24, lpPhrAust1.1, whole genome shotgun sequence, the following are encoded in one genomic region:
- the LOC133907896 gene encoding chlorophyllase-2: MESESEGGVFDHGGHSVSLARVDEARPSRCSTSLAGSNELPPKPLLIAGPREAGEYPVLVFLHGYLATNSFYSQLFRHVASHGFIVVGPQLYTISGPDTTEEIKSAAAVIDWLAGGLSSVLPPNVRADLSKVSISGHSRGGKVAFALALGHAKLALPLAALIAVDPVDGMGVGKQTPPPILNGKNRSLHVSAPVMVIGTGLGELPRGPLLPPCAPRGVSHAAFYDECAAPVCHLVARDYGHTDMMDDDTPGARGLATRVLCRSGGARAPMRRFVGGATVAFLRKWVGGDGAALDGIRARPEQAPVALSVVEFLDGSLDSC, from the exons ATGGAGTCGGAGTCTGAGGGAGGCGTGTTCGACCATGGGGGTCACAGCGTCAGCCTCGCCCGGGTAGATGAGGCCAGGCCGTCGAGGTGCTCGACGTCGCTGGCCGGCTCGAACGAGCTGCCGCCGAAGCCGCTGCTGATCGCCGGACCGCGCGAGGCCGGGGAGTACCCGGTGCTGGTGTTCCTGCACGGGTACTTAGCGACCAACTCCTTCTACTCCCAGCTGTTCCGGCACGTCGCCTCCCATGGCTTCATCGTCGTTGGCCCCCAG CTATACACGATATCCGGGCCTGACACCACCGAGGAGATCAAATCGGCAGCGGCTGTCATCGACTGGCTCGCCGGCGGCCTCTCGTCCGTGCTACCACCCAACGTCCGCGCCGACCTGAGCAAG GTGTCCATCTCCGGCCACAGCCGCGGCGGCAAGGTGGCCTTCGCGCTCGCGCTCGGCCACGCCAAGCTCGCCCTCCCCCTCGCCGCCCTCATCGCCGTCGACCCGGTGGACGGCATGGGCGTCGGCAAGCAGACTCCACCTCCGATACTCAACGGCAAGAACCGCTCCCTGCACGTCTCGGCTCCCGTCATGGTCATCGGCACGGGGCTCGGCGAGCTGCCCCGCGGCCCGCTGCTCCCGCCGTGCGCGCCCCGGGGCGTGAGCCACGCGGCGTTCTACGACGAGTGCGCGGCGCCGGTGTGCCACCTCGTGGCCAGGGACTACGGCCACACGGACATGATGGATGACGACACGCCGGGCGCCAGGGGGCTTGCCACGCGCGTGCTCTGCAGGAGCGGCGGGGCCAGGGCGCCCATGAGGCGGTTCGTGGGCGGCGCCACGGTCGCGTTCCTGAGGAAGTGGGTGGGCGGGGACGGAGCGGCGTTGGACGGCATCAGGGCGCGCCCGGAGCAGGCGCCCGTGGCGCTGTCCGTCGTGGAGTTTCTCGATGGTAGCTTAGATAGCTGCTAG